A stretch of the Argentina anserina chromosome 6, drPotAnse1.1, whole genome shotgun sequence genome encodes the following:
- the LOC126800330 gene encoding uncharacterized protein At1g15400-like encodes MTGLQRSSMSFRRQGSSGFVWDDRYLSAELKQQQVAQDQENPDESDIIMIIKDVKPQRPIKTIQRSRSNGGGRGCRSSGKISPAIEPPSPKVSACGFCGGFGKSSRNNAVWGANLGKRSRPRY; translated from the coding sequence ATGACTGGTCTGCAAAGATCTTCGATGTCTTTCAGAAGGCAAGGCTCTTCAGGGTTTGTGTGGGATGACAGGTACTTGTCTGCAGAGCTGAAGCAACAACAAGTAGCACAGGACCAAGAAAACCCTGATGAGAGTGATATCATCATGATCATTAAGGATGTTAAGCCACAGAGGCCAATCAAGACTATACAAAGAAGCCGATCTAACGGCGGAGGACGGGGCTGCCGCAGCTCTGGAAAGATCTCGCCGGCTATTGAACCACCGTCGCCAAAGGTTTCTGCATGCGGGTTTTGTGGCGGTTTCGGTAAATCGTCTAGGAACAATGCTGTTTGGGGAGCAAACCTTGGCAAGCGTAGCAGACCACGGTACTGA